A region from the Neofelis nebulosa isolate mNeoNeb1 chromosome Y, mNeoNeb1.pri, whole genome shotgun sequence genome encodes:
- the LOC131503473 gene encoding LOW QUALITY PROTEIN: testis-specific Y-encoded protein 3-like (The sequence of the model RefSeq protein was modified relative to this genomic sequence to represent the inferred CDS: substituted 1 base at 1 genomic stop codon) encodes MLRDSCFRNTGDARRPHAAFDREGGGRETRARGDTGPPAAPEVPQAEGLQATSEQPVQEGQARPERQVGGPSEISVPLVHDIMAVEALWGLVEEEVEVPAAEEDTRSRSQRLEGGRAAEAQAEGGRAEGGGVGGNERGGAGAPGCTSGRGRGGGGIGGGSGRGRGPGGGAGGGREGVGAIQGRAELQTEEEEEQEKGALEEQQQGEEEVEGKEDKEEREEEEEQKPSEQEGRWVEEAQELQVKQQKKERVESGLRPCPSPLEALEALQIELQPVNKQASREHAPLQLRMWQRRQRHLEQRSALIQGIRGFWAKAFVNHPQMSALISKPDESMLRHMTNLKVEEHKFPRECRKILLFFVKNSYFQNEVVTKEYVLGLAGYRASHSSPIQWHPRYRQEAYRRRHDNSSLNFFNWFSDHSFAGSSRIAEIIIEDLWPNPLPYFKMKEAPGERTERERGICTIXRRV; translated from the exons ATGTTGCGCGACTCGTGTTTCCGAAACACTGGGGACGCCCGGAGGCCCCATGCCGCCTTCGACCGGGAAGGGGGCGGTCGAGAGACGAGGGCCCGTGGGGACACTGGGCCTCCGGCAGCGCCGGAGGTGCCGCAGGCCGAAGGCTTGCAGGCCACAAGCGAACAGCCTGTGCAGGAAGGCCAGGCCCGACCCGAGAGGCAGGTGGGCGGCCCCAGCGAGATATCGGTGCCGCTGGTGCATGACATAATGGCGGTGGAGGCGCTGTGGggcctggtggaggaggaggttgaggtgCCGGCCGCGGAAGAGGACAcgc gcagcaggagtcAAAGATTAGAAGGAGGACGAGcagcagaagcccaagcagaaggaggaagagcggaaggaggaggagttggcggaaatgaaaggggaggagcaggagcaccAGGGTGTACAAGCGGGCGCGGCCGTGGCGGTGGAGGCATCGGCGGCGgcagtggcaggggaaggggaccaggaggaggagcaggaggaggaagggaaggcgtgGGAGCCATCCAAGGGAGAGCAGAATTGCAaacggaggaggaagaggagcaggagaagggagcgctggaggagcagcagcagggcgaggaggaggtggagggaaaggaggacaaggaggagcgggaggaggaggaggaacagaagccgAGTGAGCAGGAAGGCCGATGGGTGGAAGAAGCCCAGgagctgcaggtgaagcagcaGAAGAAGGAGCGGGTAGAGTCAGGCCTCcgtccttgcccttccccactggaggctctggaggcccTTCAGATAGAGCTACAGCCGGTGAATAAACAAGCCAGCCGGGAGCACGCTCCACTCCAACTCAGGATGTGGCAGAGGCGGCAGCGTCATCTGGAACAGAGAAGTGCCCTTATCCAGGGCATCCGTGGTTTCTGGGCCAAGGCT TTTGTGAACCACCCTCAGATGTCAGCCCTGATTAGTAAGCCCGATGAAAGCATGCTTCGCCACATGACCAATTTGAAG GTGGAGGAACACAAGTTTCCCAGGGAATGCCGGAAGATCCTGCTGTTTTTTGTCAAGAACTCCTACTTCCAGAATGAAGTCGTTACGAAGGAGTATGTCCTAGGCCTTGCTG GGTATAGGGCGTCTCATTCCAGTCCCATCCAGTGGCACCCAAGGTACAGACAGGAGGCCTACAGACGCAGGCATGACAACAGCAGCCTCAACTTCTTCAActggttctctgaccacagctttgCCGGCTCTAGCAGGATTGCTGAG ATAATCATAGAGGATCTTTGGCCCAATCCCCTGCCGTATTTCAAgatgaaggaggccccaggagagagaactgagagggaaagag GGATATGCACGATCTAGAGAAGAGTATGA
- the LOC131503428 gene encoding testis-specific Y-encoded protein 1-like — protein MASVSRSGKSSDSRRPWTLIVPDEKGRESRTRGSAGALEGVGWPQSPGSGAASAHRVQEAQAGCEIQVASPAEELVLILDDGMVAAEVVIGEEEEDGGGATEEEVAGEENSEEAKPEAEDMHEEEEVEVERQQQEEIQEQEEKREADAEAEEGPPLSQELQQREAALRPASAQDPLAVLERLQLEISAGNAQDSRALRRLKRRILRRRISHLDHRRAVIKHIPGFWAQAILNHPQLSAMMGAQDKDVLSYVVDLEVEEVGHPKYRCRVMFFFGANPYFRNPVIIKEYQLSFAGYRASHSTPVQWFWDYERGAPSRRHDPTSLNLFNWLCEHSCPGANRIAEIIIEDLWPNPLQYYLREEGTRRQ, from the exons ATGGCCAGCGTGTCGCGGTCCGGAAAAAGCAGCGATTCCCGTCGACCCTGGACCCTGATCGTCCCGGATGAGAAAGGTCGAGAGTCCCGGACCCGCGGGAGTGCAGGGGCGCTGGAGGGCGTGGGTTGGCCGCAGTCCCCAGGTTCAGGGGCGGCAAGCGCCCATCGTGTGCAGGAAGCCCAGGCCGGGTGTGAGATACAGGTGGCAAGCCCAGCGGAGGAATTGGTGCTGATATTGGATGACGGAATGGTGGCGGCTGAGGTGGTGatcggggaggaggaagaggacggcGGGGGGGCGACCGAGGaagaggtggctggagaggagaattctgaggaagccaagccagaagcagaggacatgcacgaggaggaggaggtggaagttgagagacagcagcaggaggagattcAGGAGCAAGAGGAGAAGCGCGAGGCAGATGCAGAGGCGGAGGAGGGGCCCCCGCTCTCACAGGAGCTGCAGCAGCGAGAGGCAGCGCTGCGTCCTGCCTCAGCCCAGGACCCACTGGCAGTGCTGGAGCGTCTTCAGCTGGAGATCAGCGCTGGGAATGCCCAGGATTCCAGGGCCTTACGGCGGCTGAAGCGCAGGATTCTTCGGAGGCGGATTTCTCACCTGGATCACAGAAGGGCCGTCATCAAGCACATCCCTGGCTTCTGGGCCCAGGCG attctgaatcaCCCCCAGTTGTCGGCCATGATGGGTGCCCAGGACAAAGACGTGCTCAGCTACGTGGTCGACTTGGAG GTGGAAGAAGTGGGCCATCCCAAGTACCGCTGCAGagtgatgtttttctttggggCCAACCCGTACTTCCGGAACCCAGTGATCATTAAGGAGTATCAGCTTAGCTTTGCTG GCTACAGGGCATCGCATTCCACTCCAGTCCAGTGGTTCTGGGATTATGAACGTGGAGCTCCCAGTCGCAGGCATGACCCCACCAGCCTTAACTTGTTCAACTGGCTGTGTGAGCACAGCTGCCCAGGGGCGAACAGGATTGCCGAG ATCATCATCGAGGACCTGTGGCCCAATCCCCTGCAGTActacctgagggaggaagggaccagaagACAGTGA